ACAGTAAAtatgttgaaatattttgagaaagctTGGTGTTACattcttttaatcattcttgtaattttattaagaaaaatggtTTTGCATGATCCAAATGGAAATTCCCAaagtataacatgttttgtaaaatgccCATTATCacgaaacttgcatttcccttacccccattaattatgctacttactgggctttAGCTCATCCCACTCTCCAACAGTTTTTAAGATAAATTTGCTATACCTCAGGCATGGAGCTTGTTTTATTGGTGGTGATTGGAGCATTATGCTAATTGAGGGATTTATGCTATGATTGATTGGTGACTCAACTTTCTAAATTTATTGAGGCCATAGCTAATTCTATCGAAGGTTGGGCCCTTGAGGTTTGTTAACCTTGGGCATGGTAGGCATAGATTCTATCGTCCTGGTTGCCTTTCCTTGGAAGGATTGTGATATGATGTTGATCCATTTGGAGTTTTGGAATTCCGTGTATATTTGGAGACATTATTTGTAATTCGTATTGTTTGTAAATGTGTTATAGAGTTTTGACTTGTAATATGGAGATCTTAGCATGGTTATTTATCCTTATCATgtgttgaggaaaaaaaatctcttacGTTCTCGCTCTTAATGGTTCTTCTCTCACGCTTTGGACCCTTCTGGGTTTGGGGTGTGACATTGCTAATTCTATAGGCCCGTAAATATCCCATTCGCTTAACACATTAGTAAACCGGAAATAATAATGACACAAGAAACGGACCATAGGCATGATGGAGGTGCTACTCCAAAACCAtatccataaaaataataataataaaaaggagagaaatagaGCGAGAACTCGCAGAGTTACGATTTCAAGTATGGCGACCTTTACTGCAAGAAATAGGCAAATTGCTAAAAATGACTCCAATGGGGGTCAGTGTATAACTCAATTTGTTGCTTCAACTATAGCAGCTATATTCACACCAAAGCAGCATCTAGAAACACGGATGCATTACACACAAAGATATTGTCATTTAAGGGCATGACAGATTCTGCTAATTCAAGGGCATTGAGATATTGTCATTTAATAAACACGCATGCATTACACACAAAGAAAAAGTTCAAATCACTGCTAATTCCATTGTGAATCATACCGCAACATATATAATTGGCTCATAAAGTGAGTTAGCAGTAGGTAGTCCAAGGATACAAGGTAGGGAAAAAAGGGACAAAACcgataaaatataaataaatatttaatcaaAGAATAAACTTTCTAGGATGCAATACACTCCTAACAAAAACACCACTATACAGCAATCAAAAGCTGCGGTTGCATTTGCCACTCTTCTCACCTGTTCGTTAACACCTGCAACTGTTGAAGAATCAGTGGTCACATGAGCATCTCCTTCAGACTTAAATTTTGATCTTTCTGCAGCTTGGGCCTTCTCCCATAAAGCAAAcgtttatattaaaaatggaaCATATAAAACAAGTTCCAAAGTGTAGTTAATATCAGAATGTCATTACTTACCTGGCAAAAGGCAGTAATTAATTCTGGTCTCAAGATACAGAATCTGGATCCAGGTCCAGTATAGTTTGCATCGCGAGGATTTACTCTCATTAAATCCAGAAGATAATGCCTAGAAAAAgtagaaaggagaaaaaaaaaaaaaaaacataaacaagtgCACATgctttataaatataaacaagcATGTTATTTTAACAGTTGTGGCATCATCATGAATAAAGTCAGAAACTAGGTGCATAGAAACAGAGATTTACTACTATATAGCTAATAAAATGTCAATATTTAAATCATCAAGCTAGCTAGCTAAAATAATGTTTCAGGAAAATGTGTGCTTAAAGTGCTGGGTACTGGAGTTAAGCAAATTTAAGCATATTTAACTaagaatttttaacaaaatttagttatatataaagaaatccAAGCACTAAGAAGAAGAACGTAACCAAGTAGTTAGGTTTGTATGACTAATAGACCAATCCAATAGAGTAATCACCTGTCATCACTACCAACAATACCCTTGCATTCCACTGGGGCAACTAATTTGGAAACATTTCCAGATCCATCTAGGACAGTGTGTTAGCAGCCTCAAGAACCTAAGGATAATAAAAGCTTAGCACTTCTAACAAGGAAACTCATTTCACAATTCACATAGACAAACCCAGAAAGAGAGATCAAACTGGAATCTTCATTGAAATAACATGTTCTTATAAAGCATACCAATTACATTTACaccataaatgaaaattatatattatttttataggtaTAAATGAAAACTATATTTCTTGTAAGACAGCACAATTAAGCCATTATGGATATCTTAACCCAAGAGAAGTTTAAGAAGTACTCTCACATAGCAATTAACAAAGACATATTATGCAAAATCTGAAACATGACGTGCAAGAAATCTTATATGCTCCCTCACCTTGGAATGAAAATCATCATTCCAACATATCTTCTTGTCATTGTCAACAGAACCGTACAGAAGAGAGTCTTGACTTATCCCCTTGAAGAATGCCAGGTAAAACGCTCTGCAACGGAATGTATAAAAGCAATTGAGGGCCAGCTAGAGATCAATCTAAGCAAGCCAAAATAGAAATAGCAATCATGAGCAAAAGCTTCCAAGTATGTGCACAAATATGTACTAACACAACACGATTTAGTAAACACAAGCAAAAATTGCTGATAATAAATAACAGGTCATATAACTAATGTTACTGTAAAAAAATGTTTGCCAACGAGTCcatcaataaaattaataataataaaaaaaaaaaatttctacaagtGCTTATATTCTTTCTTGTCGATAAGAATGTCAATAGAGTTGGCTGCAAAAGAAGATGTAACTAAGActttatgtgagagagagagccagGAACAGGCAAACAAAAGCATGAAAGAGAAAGCAATCCCAGTATTTTAACAAATACCTTGGCAGAAAATATGTGTTATATCATAAAAACACTTTAAGAATAAATGATATATCAAATACAGTACAgatcttatttttaataatgaGCTATAGGCCATTGCTCAACTGGCACTTCTATCTCCCACAATAATTAGTTGTATTGTGAGATCGTGAGTTTAAGAACCAttggtgcatgtgtaacttaacaataaaaaaattttttgactTCTATTTTGgcagtattttatttttctatattcaaaaaaaaattaggagcCTAGAACAGTACTACAATCTACAAATACTTGGCGCTGCTTTGACTTCTCATCTGTtctttttatatagaaaaaataaaaaaatataaaagcatGAACAGTATGGTAAGGTGATGAGTCCCGCTTGATTCATATTTTATCGGAACAAAGTAGTTCTTATTGAATCTTATAGGAACAGAGTAATTCTTATTAAACAAACTAAAATCATACAAACATCTACACGCTACAGCCTAGTAGACCAGTAGTTCTAACCGCCATAGTACTATTACACATCTTTTCACATTCTTCAAGCATCAATATAGCATATGATGGCTTTTAATATGCATAATGCAGAGCACACAGGAACAAATTCAGTCATAATTGTATCCTAGTTTACTTCAGGCGGTGACTCCATTTTCTTTCACCTCTTTACCCAATGTCTTGTCATCTTTCACAACATCAACACCATTCTCTTTGACATCTTTAGCTAACGACTCATCAACTTTCACATCTTCTTGAGTATCTTCAtgcttctctttctcttctttctctgcCTTTAACCGTGCCTCTTCCTCAGCCTTCTTTGTTGCTTCCTCTTTGGCCGTCTTAATAGCTTCAATCAATTTCTTTAAACAAGTCTCAGCATCTTCATTCTGTGACTTAGGCATCAAATTCTCAGCAACATCAGCAGGAGTCATATCAGTTTCCTCCAACAAATGGTCAATGGTCGCAAACAATTCATGTGAGTCAACATCCAAATAATTCTTGGCAAGAACCTTGAATGCTTCAAAGCCACAATAGGACATTTCTATGTGCATGTCCATACGTCCCCTCCTAATGAGAGCTGGATCAAGCTTTTCCACATAATTAGTGGTGAAAACAATGATCCTCTCTCCCCCACAAGCTGACCAAAGCCCATCTATAAAATTCAACAAACCAGAGAGAGTGACCTTACTactactttcttcttctcctttggCCATTTTACTAGCGGGGTCCTTCTTTTCCTCATCCTTCTcttgctcctttttcttttttcgttgaCCCGTAAGATCAAGTGAGCAATCAATATCTTCAATCACAATAATAGACTTACTTGTCGTCTCGATTAAAAGCCTCCTCAGCTCCGTGTTGTCCTTAACCGTTGTCAATTCAAGATCATAGGTGTCATAGTTCAAGTAGTTAGCCATAGCAGCAATCATGCTAGACTTACCAGTTCCGGGAGGACCATAGAGAAGATAGCCACGCTTCCAGGCCTTGCCAATCTTAGCATAATACTCTTTTCCCTCCCTGAACTTAATAAGGTCATTGAtgatttcttcctttttcttcgaGCCCATGGCCAAAGTGTCAAAACTTGCTGGTTGCTCAAAAGTGATATGGCTCCATTTGGTTGACCTGTAGCCACCCCAATTCTGACTAGGATTGTTGATGCACAGCTTCCTTTGTCGATTTCTCACCGTTATTGCTTTTCCTTCTTGCAGGACATGATTGATGTATTTCCCACAGAGAGTTCCTCGGTGAGATTTATGGAAAGTGAGCTTGTAATACCTCTTCTCCTCCATCTCTGGGTAGAAAGAAAATGACTGTGTTCTTGGGGGGATTTTCTTTACACCCCACCAAACCTTCATGCCATCAAATTCATCTGTAACTTCTTCGTTCTCGTCCATGCTCAGTTGTACAGGTTGACTGCTGTCTTTGACAACTACTGCTTTAAGATTTTTAGCTTCACTGGAGGACTTGCTACTGAGGTATGTTTCAATGGCAGCATAGGCTTCACTGCGCTTAAGATACTCACCAGTGAATTCAGGGAACTTAATTTGGATATAAGGGTACACGAAACTAGTCAATTTCTTAGTATGACTTAGGATTAGGCTACGAAGATGGTGAGGGAAATATTTGTCAAACATGGCCCAAAGAAACATTGCGGTCGCAATCAGTGAGCCTAGTTGAGACCATGTTTcccccatcatcatcatttttctcttctGAAACCTTTTATGAGAGTTGTTAGAAGAAAACGTTTGCTGATGAAAGAACAACTCCGAGCTATGTTATATTTAGAAATTAAATTGTACTGCTAGCTGTTATTTCTTGTTGAGTAagaaagcaatatatatatatatatatatatatatatatattttgcctGTTGAACTTAAGTCATATTTTGGAATGAGgtgtgtgttttgcattatttgggAAGACCTAGACTCAACAAAAGAACAAAGACTTGGAATCGATTGTGCTTTCCCAACTTGTGTTTAGAGTTTAGTGCCTTGTTGGCATTTGGGAAGGGTTTCATAGTGAGCACTAGTTCATGATATAATGAGTTTTGCATTATTTGCGAAGATCCACTCTCAAGAAGAGGCCAGAAACTTTGATTTCAATTGTGCTTTCATGGAAAATGATTCATAGTAATGACTAGATCATAGCATTGGTGTTATGAGCTTTGCATTATTTGAGAATACCTAAACTCAAGAAGGTGCCAAAGACTTTCGTGTCAATGGTTAGgagttttgcattatttgagaAGACGCACACTCAAGAAGAGGCTGAAAACTTTGGTTTCAGTagtgctttcaaaaaaaatgtttcgTAGTGATGACTAGCCCTTGGCATTGGTGTTTTCCTATTTTGTATGTAATGCGTTCTTGTAAAATGTTTTGTAGCGATGACTAGTGACCAttcttttgtattatttgaggAGACCTAGACTCAACAAAAGGCCAAAGACCTATCCAGTAGTTTctaggaaattattttgtagTAAATACTAATCTAGCTATATCACTAATATTATAAACTTTGTATTATTTGAGATAACCTAAACCATGACAGTTGAAGACTTCATGTGattataccaaaaaaagaaaagaaaaagaagactttGTGTGATCATGTCCACCATATCTTTCTACCCACCACTATGAaagttctttttattatttttttcctaagaCTCATATTTGATAGTCCCCATGATAGTCCCTCTCATATTTGATAGTCCCCACATATAAGACTCACATGTTGTTAGAGGAACGCACCATGACACGATTTGTTTTTCTTAGTTTAGTTTGTaactctcatatgttcatttgtatTGAAGTGAAATGTCACAATGCTCATAGCAAATTCCGTCGCATTCTTACAGATCTATATAGGTTTCCTTTTGTACACTTCATGGGATCAAATATTTAAGTTAAGATAGCAAGTAAAATACAATCTCCAAGAagcaatttaaattatttaatgccTAGTCAGCAGTTATAACTAATGATGAGGGAAGCACGTTATGAGAATTTCCATTATCAAGATGCAAGATATTTATTGAGTTTTAACCGAAACCCTCACCATTAAATCACATCTAAAACAGCAACACAAACAAACTCAATCATAGATCAATACTATATCATCTATTGGAGCTTTGTCATATACAATCTTAGCATGCAAGGAATTCATGCAGCCTAAGCTAAAAGCGAATGCATATATAGGTATTCTCCAGATGGAAGAGAGAACATTCTTAACCTTTGGCAAAAATATAGATGATTTGATAGTAATTCTAATTTGTTCTGCTTCTATTGGATTTGTTTTGGAGAATTACTGCAGAAGGAAGTGTTAGAATTGTGTGGTTAaatgttaaattattgattgtcccaaaagtttaagcaattagaatatggtaaatttaatcatttaaccacaacAGTTTGATTAGTATATCAAAGAGTAAAATTGCACCTTGAAATTGGGATTTCACTGAACAGTGAAATCTGAAGTTGTATACCTGCCATTTCCTCACCATAATGACAAGTCCAACTTAACATGAAGATGCATTCAATCAAAGCATTCTAGACTTGATGCAAATAGATTCCATCTAAACAGCACGAATTGATTACCCTtaaatatgcatgaaaaaaaaaaatcctatcaaacttagaaaaaggaaacaactagcaaacaataaaattttgaagcaTTTTGCCCTGCTTCATTTGCAATGGGGGAAATTGTTTTGAAGCACCATAAAGCCCTGGTCTTTTTTGACACACATCATTTTAAAAGCAAACCCATAAAAGTCATATGCAAAAAGATAATACCACATTAAAAGCATGTTGTTTtacataagaaaagaaaataaactcacCTCATTTTAGAGGGAAATTaacacttttttatatattaaacatTGAAATGCTTTGACATGATACTCCAAAATCAGCTCAAATTTAAAAGTAGATGTtagaaaaacataaatttagAAACATagtaattttgtatataaaaaagcaagaaaattgaaattaaaaaaaaaaattagagttacaatataaaatttaataatgacATCTAAatgatagttgaataaaataaaataaaaagtctcaAATAAAATTGTTGCCTTAGGCATAAAATTGTCTTAGTCTAACCCTAGACTTTACTATATTGTCTTTACAAACTATTTTGTTGcaaatcacccaaaaaaaaaatttcaaatactcatttaataaaattttaaaatccacCGATCGTACTTATTACCACATTAATCTATAAAAGTTTATGTAGCAAAATgtgtaatatttttaatattttccaaagaaaagagaaatccTAAAAATCGAGGTAAAAACCATAATACGTTAGATATTAGGTAGCAGCGTAAGAAATATCCCATTTAGCGCAATTTCTTAACTTGTATAATCCCTTCTTGAATAGTTTTTCTTAATGAATACTAGTCTATATCACTAGTATTGTGATTGAGGATAGTGATAGACTTACAGTGTGTGTAAGTTGAAGACTTGGCGTCAATGGTGTCTTTCCACGGTTCCACCCACCATCTTGacttttatcaaattattttgtCAAATTAACCCAATCTAGATGCAAAGAATGACATCTAGTTGTCCGCAGCTGAGACTTCTttcttattcttatttatttatttgtggggAAAGGCTAAGAGATATAAGGGTTCATGTTTAAGGGTTAGGCCAAAGTTTTGTACATTTTAACCCATAGAATACACTATAGTAGGGccttgggaaattttttttgtcttagttgcacaacaatttcatcatccactttattatattttttgccAAGCCTAGTGTTAACATTACCTGCATTTGGAGCTTTTTGTTGTTGCTAATGTCCACACTCCACAGTGTGGTTTAAGGATGAGATGATGCAGACATTGAACCAAAATTTGGAGTTAGGGGGAGCAGCTTTAGCAATGCTAGCTCTATACTATAAGCAATTCAGGcagtcgcctaaggccccaagtaaataaaaaacccctatattttaaccaataagattatttcttttattgtaatagtattaattaaacccaaatattagcaaataaataaaataatatttttatatcaaacgagaaacaagaagaaaaaaaatagagaaagaaatactacatccataacattttttacaacacttttacaacaaatcttaaagtAGCATATTGTTACAAGCTATTATtgatagcaaaaaaataatttcagtggtgggttcaaattataatttagaaccaataataacttaacACCTATGATTGATgtagcacttctaaaaaaaaaaagaaaaaaaaaagcaatacacaaaaaatttacaatatttttcataacagtTTAGTTGGCAAAGTTTTACTTGTTTTCATCTAAATCCACTACTAACATTAttcttttacttaccactatcaatccaTATTTGGTGCCAAATTCTTgtaattagaatttcaattgctttggaatttgtattttgtgggtTACTTATaagtgggagaaaaaaaaaaatttaagatacaGCCTGATAACTTACTACAGGCTTAAACTCCAATTTAGGTTGGAATGGACCGAAATAAATTAGAATGGcctgtaattttattcaaaggaGAAAGGGGGATTTTtgaagaataatgctagagatacaaacttttttatgaaaaaaattagaaactgcTGATATAGtgagtaattattggtaaatgaaaaagtgatgttaatgatAGGtcaaaatgttgtaaaatagtttgtaccTGTGGCATTACTCGTTCTAGAATTCCACCGGAAAGGTATTGACAACATTGATAGGAACCCAATTGATTACATGACTCAGTCATTTATAACAACTTAATATTTCCTTTAAGAAGACCTACATGACAACAGTTGAAGACTCGGCGTCAATAGTGTCTTTCCACGATTCCACCCACCATCTTGacttttatcaaattattttgtCAAATTAACCCAAACCAGACGCGAAGATTAACCTCTGGTTGTCCGTAGCTAGGACTTGTCTTTTGGATTAGCAGgacttctttcttatctttatttcttttttttcgtgGGGAAAGGCTTAGAAATATAAGGAAACATGTTTAGGAGTTAGGCCAAAGCTTTGTATATTTTtaacccataaaaattttcctccaaatcTGGAATTCTAACTCATTTTGTGACCCTTTATAAGACcgtatataaaaattttattaaaaaatataattcataaaattatttaaataaatctcataattatttaataaattatttaactaGAAAGTATATATACATggagacaaaacaaaagacttTGGCTATGCACAGTATTTTGTCTTCACACCGTCCTCTTGCTAGCGCATTTGCCACCTAATAAGTGGTCCAACTTCACTTTCATTAAATGCATAGAGTACACTATAGTGTAGGGCCTCGGTAGGAAAGTTTTTTGTCTTAGTTGCACAACAATTTCATCATtcattttttctccaaaaaaaaaaaaacaatttcatcatccactttatcataatttttgccaaGCCTAGAGTAAACATTATCTGCATTTGGAGCTTTTCTTTTGTTGCCAATGTTCACAGTATGGAGCCAATACTTGGAGTTAGAAAGAGCAATTTATAACTATATAAGTAATTAAGGCAGTCATCTAAAGACCCAAGTATATAAAAGACCCCCAAATGTTTAActaatatgattatttttattattgtaatggtattaattaaaatcaaatattatccaataaataaaataatattttttatcacacgaaaaacaagaaaaaagagagagaaagaaatattatatccataacatttttcataatatttttacaacaaatcttaagtagcATGTTGTTACAAGCTATTATTGAtcatagcaaaaaaataatttttgtggtgggttgaaatcaaaattcagaaccagtaacaacttaacACCTAAGATTTGATGtaacacttctcaaaaaaaaaaaaataaataaataaataatacgcaaaaaaattcacaacatttttcataacagTTTAGTTAGCAAAGTTTTACTTGTTCTCATCTAGGTCCACTACTAATATTactcttttacttaccactatcgaTCCATATTTGGTGcaaaaattttcttgtaattaaaatttcaattgctttggaatttgtattttgtgggtTACATATAagtgggagaaaaaaaatatttgatacaGCCTGATACTTACTGCAGGCCCAAActccaatttgggctggaattTACTGAAATAAACTAGAATGGCCTGTAATTTTGTTCAAGGGAGAAACCCAATTGGCTACGTGAATTGAAAGAGGATGCCCAATTAAAGTCAGACTATCATTTCAGAAATGATGAGCTAGAAATATATCAATTtgatttattgtttattattctTCGTTTTTTcttggttcaaaaaaaaaaaaaaaaaaaaggccggTAACTTGGATGATATAAGAATGTTTAAAAACCTGTCCAAATTGTAGTTTTTTGTACACATGTATCGGCCAACACTTTTGAATAGGTTCGCACATAACTTGATGAGGGAGGAATTTAATTATGAGACAAAAACGACCACGTTTGGTGTGAGATCTAATATTACTTTGCCTTTGTCTAGCATGTTAATTGATCTGTTTACATTTTAGCCACGTTTGGTTTTTTCTCACTTCAATGTTAGCATCGATCGTAGGTTTCCTTGTTCTTAGTCATCGTTGTTGTAGCCTCCTTGTGTTAAGAGCATTCTTCCGTTTTCTATAACCATGCCGTTTTGTTATCTATTCGTAGTATAGACCCTTGAATGTCGTTTGCAggctttattttataattacagGTCTCTTTGTATCAGGTAGCAAAAGTCATATTTCCTTTCTTTAGctttaagaagaaagaaaaataactagTTTTACTTGTATCCAATACATTCTTGGAAAGTGTTTCacagtaaatattattttatatcacTAATATTATAAAGATTTCAATATTTGAGAGATAGCCTAGACCATGGTAGTTGAAGACTTTGCACCATCATACCTTTCCACCCACCACCatgagaaggtttttttttttttttttgtccaaaatgttattaaataattataattcaatttCATTGAGAGAATacaatataaagaaattatCTTACAAAATAGTCTCAAGGGACGCCCCTCTCATATTTGATAATCTCACCTATGAGACCCACATTCTGTGAGAGGAATGCACAATAACACATTCTAAATTTCtcattacataatatttttcatgcataggTCAATCACATTGTGCATCTCCCTCAAAAGTAAGATAACCTggattttcaatatttaaaatgGCTGGCAAATTTGGCTTTTAGTTTCCTCCCAAAAGGCATCTCTCTAGGATCTCATCATTTATGCTGAAAGGGGTTATACTTATTTCTTGATCAGAACATGAGTTTTAAAACTAGACTACGCaaagaattagaaaaagaaGTGTTTCTCAATGTTTTTACTCAGTCTAGTAATTGTGTAACCCTCGTGGGCATTTATAATGAAATACCGCTAATATATAGCAAATTCCATCCCATTCTTACTCACACTAGGCTTCCTCTTATTCACAATTTTCTACTTTTccatgcttaaatttcaatgcaaCACTTTATGAAATCATATACACATTCAAGTTATGATATCCAGTGATATACAATCTTGAGGACGCAATTTATTGCCTAGTTAGCACTAAGATGAGGGAATGGAAATTCATGCAGCCTAAGCCAAAAACCATTGGATAGGTATTCTTTAGACGGAAGAGAGTACAGTCTTCACCTTTAGTGAAAATTTTGCTGATTTGACAGTAATTCTAACTTGTGCTGCTTCTATTGTGTTTGATTGGGAGAATGAAGGAGGAAGGAAGAGAGGTTTGATTAATATCCAAGAGTAAAAGTTAACATGAAGTTGCATTAAATTAAAGTATTCCCTACCAATTcaatcttttttatatatatatataataaaaaaaataataaaataaaagtattccCTACCAAATGCAAATAGCTTCGGTCTACCACATGGATGGATTATCCTCAAATGTGAATGAAAAACATTCTTAAATAaaccaaatggaccaaagtagatAGAAACGGACCAAAGGGACCGAAGTGGATCGAGTTACATTGAGATGAAACAAATGGACAGAAGTGCaccgaatggaccaaagtggaccgcaCGGATCAAAGGGGCCGAAGTCGACCGACTTAGATCAAAATGGACTAAATGGACAGAAGTCTAtggaatggaccaaagtggactgaaacGGACTAAAGGGACTGAAGTGGACAGATTTAGatcgaaatggaccaaatgaacaGAAGTGGACTAAATGCACTGAAGTGGACCGGAAGGACCGAGTTGGGCCGTAGTGGATTGTATAGACCGAAATGGACCGCAGGGACTGAATTGGTCAGAAGTGGAACAAATGGGCCTACTTGGACTGAActggaccaaaatggactgaaATGTTGTTTTTATTGATCTGGAGTACCACGTCAATTGTAGTTCGTGATTAGCTAAAAATTCCCCTAGAATGGAGGATTTTCTTCGTCAAAACC
This genomic stretch from Quercus robur chromosome 4, dhQueRobu3.1, whole genome shotgun sequence harbors:
- the LOC126722800 gene encoding clustered mitochondria protein-like; translated protein: MRVNPRDANYTGPGSRFCILRPELITAFCQAQAAERSKFKSEGDAHVTTDSSTVAGVNEQDVTKEGRDENVKDCASSQSETEPHEDILFNPKSMPELKFIICVKAVMFITFPSFCK
- the LOC126724055 gene encoding AAA-ATPase ASD, mitochondrial-like — its product is MMMMGETWSQLGSLIATAMFLWAMFDKYFPHHLRSLILSHTKKLTSFVYPYIQIKFPEFTGEYLKRSEAYAAIETYLSSKSSSEAKNPRAVVVKDSSQPVQLSMDENEEVTDEFEGMKVWWGVKKIPPRTQSFSFYPEMEEKRYYKLTFHKSHRGTLCGKYINHVLQEGKAITVRNRQRKLCINNPSQNWGGYRSTKWSHITFEQPASFDTLAMGSKKKEEIINDLIKFREGKEYYAKIGKAWKRGYLLYGPPGTGKSSMIAAMANYLNYDTYDLELTTVKDNTELRRLLIETTSKSIIVIEDIDCSLDLTGQRKKKKEQEKDEEKKDPASKMAKGEEESSSKVTLSGLLNFIDGLWSACGGERIIVFTTNYVEKLDPALIRRGRMDMHIEMSYCGFEAFKVLAKNYLDVDSHELFATIDHLLEETDMTPADVAENLMPKSQNEDAETCLKKLIEAIKTAKEEATKKAEEEARLKAEKEEKEKHEDTQEDVKVDESLAKDVKENGVDVVKDDKTLGKEVKENGVTA